Proteins encoded together in one Mus pahari chromosome 9, PAHARI_EIJ_v1.1, whole genome shotgun sequence window:
- the LOC110326890 gene encoding keratin-associated protein 10-8-like isoform X2 — protein MAASTMSVCSDARTNSSWQVDDCPESCCEPCCCQPSCCVPSCCAPAPCLTLICTPVSCVSSSCCQSSCCTPSCCQQSSCQPACCTCSPCQRPCCVTLCCKPVCCTPICSGPCCQQSSCQSSCCPSPCCVPVCCKPVCCTPICSGSSSCCQPSCCAPVCCKPCSSLSLLCHPVCRPACCVPTTSCCASSCQPSCCSPTSSVSLLCRPACSRQACCGQKSSC, from the exons ATGGCTGCctccaccatgtctgtctgctctgATGCTCGCACCAACTCCTCCTGGCAGGTGGATGACTGTCCAGAGAGCTGCTGTGAGCCCTGTTGCTGCCAGCCAAGCTGCTGTGTGCCCAGTTGCTGTGCCCCAGCCCCCTGCCTGACTCTCATCTGCACCCCAGTGAGCTGTGTGTCCAGCTCCTGCTGCCAATCTTCCTGCTGCACACCTTCATGCTGCCAGCAGTCTAGCTGCCAGCCAGCTTGCTGTACCTGTTCCCCTTGCCAAAGGCCTTGCTGTGTGACCCTTTGCTGCAAGCCCGTCTGCTGCACACCCATCTGCTCTGGACCATGCTGCCAGCAGTCTAGCTGCCAGTCCTCATGCTGTCCATCCCCCTGCTGTGTGCCTGTCTGCTGCAAGCCTGTCTGTTGCACACCCATCTGCTCTGG ctcctcctcctgctgccagcCCTCCTgctgtgctcctgtgtgctgcAAGCCCTGCTCCAGCCTGTCCCTGCTGTGTCACCCTGTGTGCAGACCTGCCTGTTGTGTGCCCACCACCTCCTGCTGTGCCTCCtcctgccagcccagctgctgcAGCCCAACCTCCAGTGTGTCCCTGCTGTGCCGCCCTGCCTGCTCCAGACAGGCCTGCTGTGGACAGAAGTCCAGCTGCTGA
- the LOC110326890 gene encoding keratin-associated protein 10-8-like isoform X3: MAASTMSVCSDARTNSSWQVDDCPESCCEPCCCQPSCCVPSCCAPAPCLTLICTPVSCVSSSCCQSSCCTPSCCQQSSCQPACCTCSPCQRPCCVTLCCKPVCCTPICSGPCCQHCQSSCCPSPCCVPLCCKPVCCTPICSGSSSSCCQPSCCAPVCCKPCSSLSLLCHPVCRPACCVPTTSCCASSCQPSCCSPTSSVSLLCRPACSRQACCGQKSSC; the protein is encoded by the exons ATGGCTGCctccaccatgtctgtctgctctgATGCTCGCACCAACTCCTCCTGGCAGGTGGATGACTGTCCAGAGAGCTGCTGTGAGCCCTGTTGCTGCCAGCCAAGCTGCTGTGTGCCCAGTTGCTGTGCCCCAGCCCCCTGCCTGACTCTCATCTGCACCCCAGTGAGCTGTGTGTCCAGCTCCTGCTGCCAATCTTCCTGCTGCACACCTTCATGCTGCCAGCAGTCTAGCTGCCAGCCAGCTTGCTGTACCTGTTCCCCTTGCCAAAGGCCTTGCTGTGTGACCCTTTGCTGCAAGCCCGTCTGCTGCACACCCATCTGCTCTGGACCATGCTGCCAGCA CTGCCAGTCCTCATGCTGTCCATCCCCCTGCTGTGTGCCTCTCTGCTGCAAGCCTGTCTGCTGCACACCCATctgctctggctcctcctcctcctgctgccagcCCTCCTgctgtgctcctgtgtgctgcAAGCCCTGCTCCAGCCTGTCCCTGCTGTGTCACCCTGTGTGCAGACCTGCCTGTTGTGTGCCCACCACCTCCTGCTGTGCCTCCtcctgccagcccagctgctgcAGCCCAACCTCCAGTGTGTCCCTGCTGTGCCGCCCTGCCTGCTCCAGACAGGCCTGCTGTGGACAGAAGTCCAGCTGCTGA
- the LOC110326890 gene encoding keratin-associated protein 10-3-like isoform X4, producing MAASTMSVCSDARTNSSWQVDDCPESCCEPCCCQPSCCVPSCCAPAPCLTLICTPVSCVSSSCCQSSCCTPSCCQQSSCQPACCTCSPCQRPCCVTLCCKPVCCTPICCVPLCCKPVCCTPICSGSSSSCCQPSCCAPVCCKPCSSLSLLCHPVCRPACCVPTTSCCASSCQPSCCSPTSSVSLLCRPACSRQACCGQKSSC from the exons ATGGCTGCctccaccatgtctgtctgctctgATGCTCGCACCAACTCCTCCTGGCAGGTGGATGACTGTCCAGAGAGCTGCTGTGAGCCCTGTTGCTGCCAGCCAAGCTGCTGTGTGCCCAGTTGCTGTGCCCCAGCCCCCTGCCTGACTCTCATCTGCACCCCAGTGAGCTGTGTGTCCAGCTCCTGCTGCCAATCTTCCTGCTGCACACCTTCATGCTGCCAGCAGTCTAGCTGCCAGCCAGCTTGCTGTACCTGTTCCCCTTGCCAAAGGCCTTGCTGTGTGACCCTTTGCTGCAAGCCCGTCTGCTGCACACCCAT CTGCTGTGTGCCTCTCTGCTGCAAGCCTGTCTGCTGCACACCCATctgctctggctcctcctcctcctgctgccagcCCTCCTgctgtgctcctgtgtgctgcAAGCCCTGCTCCAGCCTGTCCCTGCTGTGTCACCCTGTGTGCAGACCTGCCTGTTGTGTGCCCACCACCTCCTGCTGTGCCTCCtcctgccagcccagctgctgcAGCCCAACCTCCAGTGTGTCCCTGCTGTGCCGCCCTGCCTGCTCCAGACAGGCCTGCTGTGGACAGAAGTCCAGCTGCTGA